aatatatatttcccTTTTATCCTACCACTTTAAGTATTCCATCATACTTGCTATCTATATTTGGCAATTTGAATCATAGAAATTTGGTAAAGACGGTAAGGATAAATCACAccttaattgtaaaaataataaattttcatcATGTAATTGTGCTTATTCTCTTTTCTGCTAATTTAAGTAACTAATTAGcggtttttttaatattatgttcgtttattaataattttgaagtGGTCTGCTTCTTACTACTAATTAATATGTACTTGGTGAATATTGtcaaaactaattaattattgaataaaGATCTTATCAATTATATTCCTTCCATTTAAAAATAAGCTATATATTTAAAtgcacaaaataaaatattatattttttgtgaaGTAAGGAGGGTTTGGTTTAATGGATGACACTAATTCCTATATGTAACGTATAAATTAAGAAGCAGaactattaatttattaatgtataAGTTACTTGTCCTTAATAACTCTCCCGGCCTTTGTTTAGATGATAGAGAAAAGAGGAGAAAAGAatagaagagaaagagagagaaagacaCTCAAGAGTGAgattatttgaattaagaagaagaaaataaaaagtaaaaaaagaaattaatgaaaaattattgttgttttgattgatataatagaaaaaaattgcatatatataaaaattattttttgaaataatttgataagaaaataattttaaaaatataaatctaaattaaaataaaagactACTCTAAAATTTTACtaaataacaaattatatttcaaaaatattaaaataaattaatttataaaatatcaacatttaaattaataaatttattttaacattttatttatttatttattttattataataatattctaaatataattatcttaaaaaataatatattgtattaaaatataatcGAAAAATTTAACTTATATACACACACTTTCTCTTCGGAATGAAAcaacaatttaaataaatatattacagTTAAGTCTTTTTTTAGAAATCTACTTAGAGAAGTCAAAATCCAATGagcaaaaaattattaatttctttttgttgAGCGAAATTTGGCAAAAATAATTCTATCAACTCTGTTTCTATTCCATTGGCCACCTTTAAATAAGCTAAGTagtttatgaagaaaaaaaagttgctTTCCAAACTCAACATTTTCAGCTGctacttcctgcacccccatgTGTTCTTCAGCTACCCccataataaatttaaaaatactgtTTTGTCCTtcagtaaaaaatttaaaataaaaaactctaAACACTTTTTACCTTTCTCTCTCTGACTCTCTTCTCTCACCCGCGGCACTCTTGCAACCTGGCGCACCACTAACCGAGAGCCCATTTGTGATGGTTCTTGTTAGATTTTCAAAGGTTTTGGTCTTATATCATAAACATACTCTGCATCTTTCATCCATTCAAGACCTTCTATTCCATACTTGTTTTTCATGGACCCAAAATGTatttaataacataaaaaatcttTTGAATTGGATAATCAGAAACTACTACTtgtcaaataaatattttggattatataatttaaaagtaattaatcaatatttttgttttattttaagtctaatattttataagattaaaaagtttataattttgtatggTTCCTTAATTAAGTAAATGGGGAGGCTTGCTCTCCATGCTAAAAGACATCTAGCACGTTTGTCTGATTTCAAGAAAATGAATAGATACTAGAAGCTAACTTTTCAATCATCACATGCAATTAGTTGCACTCTTCTAAAATTCTCTAGACTATTTATTAATTGTGTTATATTTCTCTCTATTtactataataatataatgaatagGTGCTAAAAATATCAGAACTAACCTTAGAACTAAAAGAATACTTATATATACTCACAACACATCATCAACATAGTTTAAAATCACATTCTTGAGACAATAACTTGATAGTTACCAGTTGAAAGCTTTCATTGGTATTTATTTGATGCTGAGAATATCTAGTCTGACTTCTCATTCACGGGTTTGGCAGTAGTAATGTACTCTAGCAGAGAAACGTCACCCACTCTacctttctcttctttctctttctctgcaGCAAAATTATCCTTTAAAAACCAAGTTTTCATATCTCACCATATGAAAAATTTACTTCAATAATGATATATTATTCTTCTTACAGAATATATGAAATAATTAACTTCATCtccatttaaataaattatatcatGACTGTATGAAACAGGTTGATTGTGGAAATATCATGtctttttctctacaattattTGCAAAAGCACATATGATCCgcataactttttttatttattatcttcAACGTTTTTTATCACCGTAATATCATTTGGAACCTCGCTAGAATGAAAAGATAAGATGACATGAGATTTGTGGGAATAAAACTACATATATGACAATTTTGGAGGTATATGGAAAGAATGATTAATATGCGTACGTCTCCATTCACACAATTGGATTGGAGCCCCTAAAAAACAAACGAATTAAACGTGGGTATCAATAATTCACCTAGGTGGCACATGAAGCAACTTCATCACGGACACAATATATGTTACTCAGATACATAAGAACTGTATAACTCAACACTGGTTACTGATTTCTGCAGGTGATGAGTTCGAAGATGACCaagttgtttcttcttttcctcGTCCTTGTTTCCTTCATATGTCTCTCCTTTGCTTTTCCGAGTGCCTACACCATTCATGGCCGTGACAAGTTGGACAAGTTTTCCTCGGAGGAAGAAGTGTTGCAACTGTTCCAAGTGTGGCAGAAGGAGCACGGGCGTGAATACGGCAACCCAGAGGAGAAGGCAAAGAGGTTCCAcattttccaaaggaatttgagGTATATCAATGAGATGAATGCAAAGAGAAAGTCAGGGACGCAGCACCGTTTGGGTCTGAACAAGTTTGCTGATACGAGTCCCGAGGAGTTTGCGGAAACCTACTTGAAAGAAATAGATATGCCCTCCAACTTGGGGAGTAGGAAGATGCAgaaggatgatgatgatgactgTGAAAACCTTCCTGATTCTGTAGATTGGAGGGAGAAGGGTGCTGTGACCGAAGTTAGAGATCAAGGAGAATGCCGTAAGACTTCACTTATATTAATAAACTAATCCAAACACAAAATATTTTGCAAAAAAGAAATAAGCATATAGAACTATTGTACTTCCATAGACTTCTATCTCTTcttcaatattttcattttgcaaCATTAGCAACATGCATGATTTTGTACTGATTTAACATGTTATACTTGTTTTATTAGAGAGCCATTGGGCTTTCAGTGTGACAGGGGCCATTGAAGGAATAAACAAAATAGTTAGTGGGGATCTTGTTACCCTCTCTGCTCAAGAACTCGTGGACTGTGACCCTTCTAGCCATGGTTGTGCTGGAGGATTTTACTTCAATGCATTTGGTTACGTTATCAACAATGGTGGCATTGACACAGAAGCAAATTACCCTTACACAGCCAAAAACGGTTCTTGCAAGGTCTGGTTTACAGTTTATTTCTCCTAGCATCCATAGCCTAcattttcaaaaagaaaaagaaaaaagtgtgACAATATATTTTTCTAGACATTATCTTTGTCTGCTCATTTGaaggtttttgtttttttctttaaggTAAATGCAAACAAGGCTGTTAGTATTGATAACCTAATAGTTGTGGATGGGACAGAAAAAGGTCTCTTGTGCCGTGTCAGTAAGCAGCCTGTTAGTGTGAGCATAGATGCAACCGGTCTTCAATTTTACACTGGTGTAAGAATATTGATTTCTCATAATGGTTGATTAATTGAACATATATGCTATATAATATTGTCTAGAAAGATTATGCAGATTTGAAACTTTTGGGTACGTACAGTGTTTTAGATGGTTGTGTGTGGTGGCTAATTGGTGAATTATTGTGTTGTGTTGATGACAGGGAGTGTATGGTGGTGATAACTGCTCGAAGGATTCAAGGTCTGTAACTCTTGTGTGTTTAATTGTGGGATATGGTTCAGTGGGTGGAGAAGATTATTG
The sequence above is a segment of the Phaseolus vulgaris cultivar G19833 chromosome 2, P. vulgaris v2.0, whole genome shotgun sequence genome. Coding sequences within it:
- the LOC137812145 gene encoding P34 probable thiol protease-like codes for the protein MSSKMTKLFLLFLVLVSFICLSFAFPSAYTIHGRDKLDKFSSEEEVLQLFQVWQKEHGREYGNPEEKAKRFHIFQRNLRYINEMNAKRKSGTQHRLGLNKFADTSPEEFAETYLKEIDMPSNLGSRKMQKDDDDDCENLPDSVDWREKGAVTEVRDQGECQSHWAFSVTGAIEGINKIVSGDLVTLSAQELVDCDPSSHGCAGGFYFNAFGYVINNGGIDTEANYPYTAKNGSCKVNANKAVSIDNLIVVDGTEKGLLCRVSKQPVSVSIDATGLQFYTGGVYGGDNCSKDSRSVTLVCLIVGYGSVGGEDYWIVKSSWGKDWGEEGYLLMKRNVSEEWPYGVCAINAAAGYPIKRVSSSSPLLSAAI